Sequence from the Colletotrichum higginsianum IMI 349063 chromosome 6, whole genome shotgun sequence genome:
AATAGGCCACGTGATATCCACGTGTGCCTTGTTCCATTCAAAGTGAGTAGCTGACAGATCAGTTCTGCTTCACGAGATATCAAAAGCACGCAAGTCCTTGTGAATTACCAGGAATACTCGCCCGTACCTGCAGTGATTGGGATTTCAGGCTCTCACCTGAAAGAAAAGACGGTGTTTTGATCGAGAATGTTAAGCCTCCAAGACGCCATGGGGTTAATCCTTTACGTAGTTACATTCAATCTGCACAAGACATGAATGACGACTCGATGTTTTTGTCCCCAAAAGGTTGGCTCATGGTAAAATAGGCGGCTTCAAGTTTTCCATCGTTTCAAACTAGGTCGCCAACCCACAATCTATACCGAGCTGAAGGAAACAAGCGTATCTGCTTGCCCTGGACGGCCGGCAACATGACACCGCCGGAGAGCTCTAGTCCTCCCACCTCTCTGAAACTCTCCACCAAAAGTTGCACTGCTCCTCACCCCACGTATAGTCCTGCATCTGAGCAGCTGTCCCCTTGCCGGTCCCGCCAGCCCTTTCGTCGTTCCCTTCGCCAAGCACCATGGTCGAGGGTCTGCCATCCTTCCAGGGCGTCCACTCCTCCCTCGCGGCAAACCTGCCCTTCTTCAGCGCGGAAGGGTCTCCCTTGGTGATGAAGCTGACGCAGTACGCGTGAAACTTGCCCGAGACCTCGTCTTGCGCGGCGGAAATCCCTCGCACTTCCGAGTTGTACGTCTGATATCGCATCTGGTCGCCGTGGACGGCGCCCAGAAGCGCCGTCCTGTTCAGGACCCAGTGATACAGGAACACAGGGGGGTCTGGCGGCGAGTTGCTGGAACCCCAAATGGCCGTCTGGCGGACCGGGCAGGTGTACGCGTAGTGGCCGTAGGCGGCCTCGATGCGGCGGTATTGAGCTCCCGCGCCGAGTGTGGCGAGCATTTGGTCCGCGTAGGGCGAGGTTGGATCCGTCGCAGGATCTGGGTACAACGCttccagctcggccagctcAGACTTGGTGAGATGAGGGAGCAGCGTGCTGAAGAAGTCGATGAAATCAGCCGAGGCGTTTGCGGTCTTGGGCACGTAGTTGGCGCCCTCGTTGTGGGTGGAACCAGTCAACATGGGCACTTTGTTCCAGTTGCCCGACTTCCAGGCGTCGAGGGGTCGACGTGAGATGATGTGACCGTCTAAGACGGGCTGCCATGCCCAGCGGACCGAGGGCTCGGACCGCGCAAAGACGTCTTTGCCAGCCCTGTCAACTGTTTCCGAAGACAAGGCTCGCAAACATCCCAGGATGTCGGGGTCGCCAAGGTCCTTGTAGTGACCGCACGGGGTAAGATCCAGAAAATCCCGGAAGTGCTGCGTGTTGAgcgcggaggagggcgagtGGATAGTCCTTGCGGTATGTGCGCCGCTGTCCATGATGGCCTTGTGGAAGAGCTTCTTCGGCTGCTTGGCGTCCATGATGAAGTGTCCAATCTGAGCTGCTGTCAGTCGCGGTGGTTCATCAACTgggcagcaacaacaacaatgtGGACAGTAGCACGTACACCATGCGCAGCGGCGCTGAGGCCCATGACGGTCACATCAtccgggtcgccgccgaagtCGGCAATATTCTCCTGCACCCACTCGAGAGCGGCGTACATGTCTCGCAGGCCAAGATTCAGAAGACCCTCCTTTTCAGTGAGCTCGGTGTTGAGCCCACCAAATACACCTATACGATACTGCATGCTGACAGCGACGAAAGGCTCCGGTGAATGAGCCAGCATGGTGTATGTGTTGTGCATCCTTGCTGCGCCGCGATTaaaggcgccgccggggatgaGCACCGACACGGGCAGCTTTGCCCTCGACGTATCATGACCGTGCGGCCTGAAGACGTTAATGGTCAAGCAATCCTCGGATTCGGCGTCAGGTCCAAGTAGAGAATCCTCCAAGAACGGGACCATTTGTTTGCCGGGACATCTTTTCCAGGTCTCAGTCAATCTCATATTCTCAGCACGTGCTCTCGATCTCGGTTCATGCACTCACCTAGGCCCCATGTAGAATGCCTCCAAAGTCCCATTGCCTTTCGGCACAGGCACGGCAGGCCTGAACCTGAGGTCGTTGATGGGAGGCAGTGCGTAAGGGATGCCAAGGAACCCTTCGACGGGCGCCGGAATCTTGCCATCATCGAGCAGCTTGCCGACGACTATCCCCTGCTTGATCCTCACTGTTGGATGGGCGTCATGACTGCCGAAGAGGTGCTGCCTTGCACTCGGAAAGTAGACTAGCAGAGCAGCCAGCAAGACTGGAATCATTGCGAAAAGTCTCGGCGTGGTAGTGTTGGAGGGGCCGGGAGCTTTGGTCCTGGGTGGTGCAGACAGTGCTGTAGCCATGGTTGAAGTTACTCAGATGGTACGATACAGCGCGACGTTCCATCATCAGATAGGCAGTCCTGTCGCTCGGCTGTTCTGTGGCTTTAGTACTATACCGGCCGGGGAGAGATCGGAGTTGAGAGACGACTTCATCGGCATTCGTTCCCGAGCTCCAGCTCAGCTGCTCGTGGGCATTGGCGCCGGCAACGCGACTCCGTCCGCACAACTCCGAAAGTAGTGGGACGAAATCACTAACAACAGACAACGGTCCTGTAATACTCAGAACTGCAGTTAAGGCAATAATTCCTGCGGCCCCGGGTTGTGCCTATCTACATAGATGGTCCCTGTACCCTTACTGCCTCTCGCTGTCTCCAGAGTGGTGGCCGGAAACTCGGTACCATGAACCGCTCTGATCGGATCATCATTCCGCCCATGGTGACGCCAATCAACATGCGTGCGTTTCTGGACTCCAAGGGATCGAGAGTCGGCGCCATTGTTTGGGTTCCCCTGAGTGAGCATGCTGCAGAATTCCAGGCTCCCTTGTAGTAGTCGGAGCCATCTTGCAGCTGGTTCCCAATCGACTCCCATCAACTCCGACGAACTCCGAACGTGTCTACACGATAGGTCGTGCGGACAAGGTGGCGAAACAGCGATTGCTGTCTCGGATCATGATTCGTATTGCGATACATAATTGTCCGCGGCAAAGTCGATTTGTTGAGAGGCTCCAAGACAAAGCTGCATCTGACAGCGGATGGGTCAAACGCAGTCGCGGAGCTCTTCGGCAGACTGCATCAATATCTCCAGGAAGATGCTTGTCAACTTGGTGCGAACAGATAGCTGACATGATCGTCATGGAAATACGGATTAGGCAAGACGAGCGAGCCCATTGTGGAGTGATTCAGTCTTTATCGTCCTACGCTCTCCTGAAGTCCAAGACATACTGCCCAAAAGTCTTTTTCCCGTTTCTTCCCTCCCATCTTGGAATCAGTGGTACTCCTAGAGCTCCAAAGACAGTCGCATCTTCTGGCCTGAAGAAATACTCAAAACCGTAACGAACAAAGTTCTCCCCAGCAGCTACATGGGCTATCTGGACCGCGTCATCTTCCAGGGCTTTGCCTTGAGGATGATCGTGCGGGTTGAGGCAAAGACCCCATACTTCTGGCAAACTTTGAAGAGGGTTTCAGC
This genomic interval carries:
- a CDS encoding Extracellular lipase, yielding MATALSAPPRTKAPGPSNTTTPRLFAMIPVLLAALLVYFPSARQHLFGSHDAHPTVRIKQGIVVGKLLDDGKIPAPVEGFLGIPYALPPINDLRFRPAVPVPKGNGTLEAFYMGPRCPGKQMVPFLEDSLLGPDAESEDCLTINVFRPHGHDTSRAKLPVSVLIPGGAFNRGAARMHNTYTMLAHSPEPFVAVSMQYRIGVFGGLNTELTEKEGLLNLGLRDMYAALEWVQENIADFGGDPDDVTVMGLSAAAHGIGHFIMDAKQPKKLFHKAIMDSGAHTARTIHSPSSALNTQHFRDFLDLTPCGHYKDLGDPDILGCLRALSSETVDRAGKDVFARSEPSVRWAWQPVLDGHIISRRPLDAWKSGNWNKVPMLTGSTHNEGANYVPKTANASADFIDFFSTLLPHLTKSELAELEALYPDPATDPTSPYADQMLATLGAGAQYRRIEAAYGHYAYTCPVRQTAIWGSSNSPPDPPVFLYHWVLNRTALLGAVHGDQMRYQTYNSEVRGISAAQDEVSGKFHAYCVSFITKGDPSALKKGRFAAREEWTPWKDGRPSTMVLGEGNDERAGGTGKGTAAQMQDYTWGEEQCNFWWRVSERWED